The Desmonostoc muscorum LEGE 12446 genome includes a region encoding these proteins:
- a CDS encoding P-loop NTPase fold protein, whose protein sequence is MSNTSFWKPAYQLFKPEEPLTTPEDLKNFYVQRDNSPVENLITFLDMEDDPAKFLLAGHRGGGKTTELRRLEQNLNNKYTVIWIDTVTALDQYNIGYAEVVVLIGIKIFEKVIQPEWGLKEDLLDDLLESLKTVVYQDEDAENTGLEVPEIIKKLGLILKQGLTRKVTTTLNIRPQLSKIIERVNAIIEAAEKRNKQKLLVIVDGLDRHDQATALEMFASPLLTQLSCHIIYAIPISLRYSPSFRQPMESFQKCLDLTNPPVFECDENLCPTRIPNEPGRDILNSVIHKRLVSLGDAYKGLFNPDALELISEKSGGVMRDLVRLARTACEVSLRLNLIFVDLDVAKEAVQEVRREYNLSDYHFPELDKVHRTGCLTTNTHSLPNKGQFVICDELLQNKFVLGYYNRNKKSWFDINPILLEDLQRWQAANPNNQ, encoded by the coding sequence ATGAGTAATACCAGTTTTTGGAAGCCTGCTTACCAGCTTTTTAAGCCAGAGGAACCACTTACTACACCCGAAGACCTGAAAAATTTTTATGTCCAGCGAGATAACAGTCCTGTAGAGAATTTAATCACTTTCCTGGATATGGAAGACGACCCAGCTAAATTTTTACTAGCAGGTCACAGGGGTGGTGGTAAAACTACAGAATTACGACGATTAGAACAAAATTTGAATAATAAATATACAGTAATTTGGATTGATACTGTAACTGCTCTTGACCAGTACAATATTGGCTATGCTGAGGTTGTAGTACTAATTGGAATTAAAATTTTTGAAAAGGTTATTCAACCAGAATGGGGTTTAAAAGAGGATTTATTAGATGATTTACTTGAAAGCCTCAAAACTGTAGTTTATCAAGATGAAGACGCTGAAAATACTGGTCTTGAAGTTCCAGAAATTATTAAAAAGCTAGGTTTAATTCTTAAACAAGGTTTAACTAGAAAAGTTACTACAACTCTCAACATTCGTCCGCAGCTTAGTAAAATCATTGAGAGAGTTAACGCCATCATAGAAGCTGCTGAAAAAAGAAACAAGCAGAAATTACTGGTGATTGTAGATGGTCTTGACCGGCACGATCAAGCGACAGCGTTGGAAATGTTCGCTAGTCCACTGCTGACTCAATTAAGTTGTCATATTATCTATGCAATTCCGATTTCACTGAGGTATTCTCCGAGCTTTCGTCAACCGATGGAAAGCTTTCAAAAATGCTTAGATTTAACTAATCCACCAGTATTTGAGTGCGATGAAAATTTATGTCCTACTAGAATTCCTAATGAGCCTGGTAGAGACATTCTTAATAGTGTAATTCATAAGCGTTTGGTAAGTTTGGGTGATGCATATAAAGGTTTATTTAATCCAGATGCGCTAGAACTCATTTCTGAAAAGAGTGGTGGTGTCATGCGTGATTTGGTGCGACTGGCTCGTACCGCTTGTGAAGTTTCTTTAAGGCTAAATTTGATATTTGTAGACTTAGATGTTGCTAAAGAGGCTGTGCAAGAAGTCCGCAGAGAATACAATTTAAGTGACTACCATTTCCCCGAACTAGATAAAGTTCATCGCACAGGTTGCTTAACTACTAACACCCATAGTTTGCCTAATAAAGGTCAGTTTGTGATTTGTGATGAGCTTTTGCAAAACAAATTTGTATTAGGTTATTACAATCGCAATAAAAAATCCTGGTTTGATATCAATCCTATTCTGTTAGAAGATTTACAACGTTGGCAAGCTGCTAATCCCAATAATCAATAG
- a CDS encoding plasmid segregation centromere-binding protein ParR, with the protein MFQWSKKVVKSVTFNPGLADESLLAQVESYLEKQPEKTFSDLCKEALWQSLCVPESVRPAPKTAAATTPIEQQIGELQRQVAGLEERFFAKGSNRLEALEHHLLQLSQQVAQLALIVNERSLIQSPSQVEVVNNTSYTVPAPPQEVDPVISRLSQFLDDF; encoded by the coding sequence ATGTTCCAATGGTCAAAAAAGGTAGTTAAATCCGTCACGTTCAACCCAGGGCTTGCTGATGAAAGCTTGTTAGCGCAAGTGGAAAGTTATTTGGAGAAACAACCCGAAAAAACTTTCAGTGACCTATGTAAAGAAGCCCTGTGGCAATCTTTATGTGTACCGGAATCTGTACGACCTGCTCCAAAAACAGCAGCAGCAACAACACCGATTGAACAACAAATCGGTGAGCTGCAACGTCAAGTAGCTGGCCTTGAGGAACGTTTTTTTGCCAAGGGATCTAATCGTTTGGAGGCGTTGGAACACCATTTACTGCAACTTTCTCAACAAGTTGCACAATTGGCACTCATAGTCAATGAGCGATCGCTAATTCAGTCTCCAAGTCAAGTAGAAGTAGTCAATAATACTTCTTATACTGTTCCTGCTCCTCCTCAAGAGGTTGACCCTGTAATCAGCCGCCTTAGTCAGTTTCTCGATGATTTTTAA
- a CDS encoding ParM/StbA family protein, with protein MTDQPSAATPINAAAIPMNRVSASTPINAVNTAKPATTSGKTILSVDLGRTSTKTCVSREPGSVVFVPANVKQMSIEQVRGGVFEARATDPLMDLWLEYQGNGYAVGQLAADFGANLGVGQSKVEAALIKVLASAGYFKLRDDISVVLGLPFLSLEQFEKEKAQLISQVGGPHVLNFRGESVSLNVNKVWVMPEGYGSLLWSEAQPKKSPGSPDFTKISVAIVDIGHQTVDLLMVDNFRFARGASKSEDFGMNKFYELVAAEIDGADSQSLALISAVNKPKGERFYRPKGASKPANLDDFLPNLIEMFSREICSRVLAWLPERVTDVILTGGGGEFFWEDVQRLLKEAKINAHLSAPSRQANALGQYIYGEAQLSAVRAARA; from the coding sequence ATGACAGACCAACCTTCCGCCGCCACCCCAATTAATGCCGCTGCCATACCGATGAATAGAGTATCGGCATCGACTCCCATAAATGCTGTTAATACTGCCAAGCCAGCTACGACTTCAGGGAAAACCATTCTGAGTGTTGATTTAGGCAGAACTTCCACAAAGACTTGTGTGAGCCGCGAACCCGGTAGTGTTGTGTTCGTACCTGCCAACGTCAAGCAAATGTCAATAGAACAGGTACGCGGTGGTGTTTTTGAAGCCCGCGCGACTGACCCTTTAATGGATTTGTGGTTGGAGTATCAAGGTAATGGATATGCTGTAGGTCAACTAGCAGCAGATTTTGGGGCGAATTTAGGAGTAGGGCAATCTAAGGTAGAGGCTGCACTGATAAAAGTGTTAGCAAGTGCTGGCTACTTCAAACTCAGAGACGATATTTCAGTTGTCCTGGGTCTGCCTTTTCTTTCTTTAGAGCAATTTGAAAAGGAAAAAGCACAGTTAATCAGCCAAGTAGGTGGGCCTCATGTGTTAAACTTTCGAGGCGAATCTGTGTCGCTGAACGTCAATAAGGTTTGGGTCATGCCAGAAGGCTACGGTAGCTTGCTGTGGTCTGAAGCCCAACCAAAGAAAAGTCCCGGCAGTCCCGATTTTACAAAAATATCGGTGGCGATCGTGGATATCGGACATCAAACCGTTGATCTTTTGATGGTAGATAACTTCCGCTTTGCCAGAGGTGCTTCTAAGAGTGAAGACTTCGGTATGAATAAGTTTTATGAATTGGTAGCCGCTGAAATTGACGGAGCAGATAGCCAATCTCTAGCGCTCATTTCCGCTGTTAACAAACCCAAAGGTGAACGGTTTTACCGCCCTAAAGGTGCTAGCAAGCCTGCCAACCTAGACGATTTTCTGCCGAATCTCATTGAGATGTTTTCACGGGAAATTTGTAGCCGTGTGCTAGCTTGGCTACCAGAACGCGTCACCGATGTGATTCTGACTGGTGGCGGCGGTGAGTTTTTCTGGGAAGATGTTCAACGTCTGCTCAAGGAAGCAAAGATTAATGCTCATTTATCTGCACCTTCTAGGCAGGCGAATGCTTTGGGGCAGTATATTTATGGAGAGGCGCAATTATCTGCCGTTCGCGCTGCTAGGGCTTAA
- a CDS encoding DedA family protein, translated as MLEWITNTINSLGYWGIALLMFVENLFPPIPSELIMPLAGFTASPYQPGGAKLNIIGVFFAGVLGSVLGALVWYYPGKFLGEKRLKAWADKYGKWLAISSKDITKAKGWFDRQGNKAVLIGRLVPGIRTLISVPAGISNMHLLPFLFYSTLGSAAWVGLLTYSGYILGSQYELVDKYLAPVSKIVLGGLVLAFVFWVFKRQLRRTRR; from the coding sequence ATGCTTGAATGGATAACTAACACTATCAACTCTTTGGGCTATTGGGGAATCGCCCTGTTGATGTTCGTAGAAAACCTCTTTCCACCCATTCCTTCAGAATTGATTATGCCACTGGCTGGATTTACAGCAAGCCCATATCAACCAGGAGGGGCAAAGCTGAATATCATTGGTGTGTTTTTCGCAGGAGTTTTGGGTTCTGTGTTGGGCGCACTTGTTTGGTACTATCCAGGTAAGTTTTTGGGCGAAAAGCGCTTGAAAGCTTGGGCTGACAAATATGGTAAATGGCTGGCCATATCCAGTAAAGATATTACTAAGGCTAAAGGCTGGTTTGACCGACAAGGTAACAAAGCAGTATTGATTGGTCGCCTTGTACCAGGAATCCGCACTTTGATTTCTGTTCCTGCGGGGATCAGCAATATGCACTTGCTACCATTTCTGTTTTACAGTACCTTAGGTAGCGCTGCTTGGGTGGGTTTGCTAACATACTCAGGATACATATTGGGTAGTCAGTATGAACTTGTGGATAAGTACCTTGCTCCTGTGTCCAAAATTGTGCTTGGGGGTTTGGTTTTAGCATTTGTTTTCTGGGTATTCAAGCGCCAGCTCAGACGCACCAGAAGATAA
- a CDS encoding Gfo/Idh/MocA family protein has protein sequence MQNSMSLAEPNPYTQRNQPRPIRIGVIGVGNMGQHHARVLSSMKDVELVGVADINVERGLETASKYKVRFFEDYCDLLPLVEAVCIAVPTRLHYAVGISCLLAGIHVLIEKPIAASISEAESLVNAAAESQCILQVGHIERFNPAFRELSQVLKTEELLALEAHRMSPYSDRANDVSVVLDLMIHDIDLLLELAASPVTKLTASGTRALDSGYLDYVTATLGFANGIVATLTASKVTHRKIRRIVAHCKNSFTEADFLKNEILIHRQTNANSLNDHRQVLYRQDGVIEKVYTSNIQPLSAELEHFVNCVHGGNQPSVGGEQALKALRLASLIEQMALEDRVWNPLDWQSEPRVQSLTPTA, from the coding sequence GTGCAAAATAGTATGTCACTGGCAGAACCGAATCCATATACACAGCGCAACCAGCCACGACCGATCCGCATAGGCGTGATTGGGGTGGGTAACATGGGACAACACCACGCTCGCGTCTTGAGTTCAATGAAAGATGTTGAACTAGTCGGTGTAGCAGATATTAACGTCGAACGAGGGTTAGAAACTGCCAGCAAGTACAAAGTGCGTTTTTTTGAAGACTACTGTGACTTGCTACCCCTGGTGGAAGCAGTTTGTATTGCTGTTCCCACCCGGCTGCATTACGCTGTGGGCATTAGCTGTCTGTTAGCGGGAATTCATGTTTTGATTGAAAAACCGATCGCAGCCAGTATTTCTGAAGCAGAATCCCTAGTAAATGCGGCAGCTGAGTCTCAATGTATCCTCCAAGTAGGTCATATTGAGCGCTTCAATCCAGCATTTAGGGAACTCAGCCAAGTCCTGAAAACAGAAGAATTACTGGCATTAGAAGCACATCGCATGAGTCCTTACTCAGACCGAGCAAACGATGTTTCGGTTGTCCTGGATTTAATGATCCATGACATTGACCTACTTTTAGAATTAGCAGCTTCTCCAGTGACCAAATTAACCGCTAGCGGTACTCGTGCCCTAGATTCCGGTTATTTAGATTATGTAACTGCCACCCTGGGCTTTGCTAATGGTATAGTCGCCACCCTGACTGCCAGTAAAGTCACTCACCGCAAAATTCGCCGGATTGTTGCCCACTGCAAAAATTCATTCACTGAGGCAGATTTTCTCAAGAATGAAATTTTGATTCACCGACAAACAAATGCTAACTCTCTTAACGACCATCGACAAGTACTTTACAGGCAGGATGGGGTGATTGAAAAAGTCTACACCAGCAATATTCAACCTCTGAGTGCAGAATTGGAACATTTTGTCAACTGCGTACATGGTGGCAATCAACCCTCAGTAGGTGGTGAACAAGCTCTGAAAGCCCTGAGATTGGCCAGCTTAATTGAGCAGATGGCATTGGAAGACAGAGTTTGGAATCCCTTAGACTGGCAATCGGAACCAAGAGTACAATCATTGACTCCGACAGCCTAG
- the queC gene encoding 7-cyano-7-deazaguanine synthase QueC, which produces MKAVILLSGGLDSSTILYKAKADGNSCHAISFDYQQRHRRELQSALLVGQKAGVVKHQVVNFDLRQWGGSALTDDAIDLPQERSLDEMAQNIPVTYVPARNTIFLSFALSYAEAIAAERVYIGVNALDYSGYPDCRPDYIQAMQEVFRLGTKQGREGQPINIVAPLINLKKTEIIQLGNQLGVPWELTWSCYAGGDVACGVCDSCRLRLAAFAELGLVDPVAYSF; this is translated from the coding sequence ATGAAAGCTGTAATTCTCTTATCTGGGGGATTGGACTCTTCCACAATTTTGTATAAAGCTAAGGCTGATGGCAATTCATGTCATGCTATTTCTTTTGATTACCAGCAGCGACACCGACGAGAATTACAGTCAGCCTTGCTCGTTGGTCAAAAAGCTGGGGTCGTAAAACATCAGGTGGTTAATTTTGATTTACGACAATGGGGCGGTTCGGCACTTACAGATGATGCTATTGATTTACCTCAAGAGCGTTCCCTGGATGAAATGGCTCAAAATATTCCTGTTACCTATGTTCCGGCTCGCAATACGATCTTTTTAAGCTTTGCTTTGAGTTACGCCGAAGCGATCGCAGCTGAACGTGTTTATATTGGCGTCAATGCCTTAGATTATTCAGGATATCCTGACTGTCGCCCCGATTATATCCAAGCTATGCAAGAAGTTTTTCGTCTGGGAACTAAACAAGGGCGTGAAGGACAACCAATTAACATTGTTGCACCCCTGATTAACCTGAAAAAAACCGAAATCATTCAACTAGGCAACCAATTGGGAGTTCCTTGGGAGCTAACTTGGTCTTGCTATGCCGGTGGTGATGTTGCCTGCGGTGTGTGTGATTCTTGTCGTTTGCGGCTAGCAGCTTTTGCCGAATTAGGACTCGTCGATCCAGTGGCTTATAGTTTTTAA
- a CDS encoding hemolysin family protein, whose product MEGVNFTRALAVSGFPNLIWTEAGLRLLSVLLLIAINAFFVTAEFSMVSVRRSRIHQLVKAGDVPARAVEMLQRSIDRLLSTTQLGITLSSLALGWIGESTIVVLVNAWLKSWPLPIGMTTFIAHSLSIPIAFFLIAYLQIVLGELCPKSLAMLYSEQLARFLGPSVKAIVRFFNPFIWILNQSTRCLLRLFGIEYTGQGWRPPVTPEELQVIISTEWGSTGLQRAERELLNNVFEFGDVMAQAVMIPRTSIVALPKDATFQALLKEMAATGYSRYPLIGESLDDVRGIVYFKDLAQPLAVGKLTLETQIQPWMRPARFVPEHTPLSELLPMMQQEKPAMVMVVNEFGGTVGLVTIKDVIAEIIGDASVPENNDDLLIQMLGEDKFLVQAQINLEDLNEVLHLDLPLTREYQTLGGFLLYQLQKIPTKGETFHYQNLEFTVVSVMGPRLHQIQLRRLEELEVES is encoded by the coding sequence ATGGAGGGCGTGAATTTTACACGAGCTTTGGCGGTGAGTGGTTTTCCTAATTTAATTTGGACGGAGGCGGGGCTGCGATTGTTGTCAGTTTTACTGCTGATTGCCATAAATGCGTTTTTTGTGACAGCGGAATTTTCGATGGTGAGCGTGCGGCGATCGCGTATTCACCAGCTAGTTAAAGCTGGGGATGTTCCAGCAAGAGCTGTGGAGATGCTACAACGCAGTATTGACCGACTGCTATCTACCACCCAGTTAGGTATTACACTCTCTAGCTTGGCTCTGGGATGGATTGGAGAAAGTACAATTGTCGTCCTGGTGAATGCATGGTTAAAATCCTGGCCTCTACCCATTGGAATGACTACCTTCATCGCCCATTCCTTATCAATTCCCATTGCCTTTTTCTTAATTGCCTACTTGCAAATTGTTTTAGGGGAATTATGTCCTAAATCATTAGCTATGCTGTATTCAGAACAGCTAGCTCGGTTTTTAGGGCCTTCAGTAAAAGCGATCGTTCGTTTTTTCAACCCCTTCATTTGGATTCTCAACCAATCAACTCGTTGTTTGTTGCGACTTTTTGGTATTGAATACACAGGTCAAGGCTGGAGACCACCTGTAACTCCCGAAGAATTGCAAGTGATTATCTCTACAGAATGGGGTTCTACTGGTTTACAGCGTGCGGAGCGAGAACTGCTCAATAATGTCTTTGAGTTTGGGGATGTCATGGCTCAAGCTGTGATGATCCCCCGCACCAGTATTGTGGCGCTGCCAAAAGATGCTACTTTCCAGGCATTACTCAAGGAAATGGCTGCTACTGGTTATTCCCGCTATCCCTTGATTGGTGAATCTTTGGACGATGTTCGCGGCATTGTTTATTTTAAAGATTTGGCACAACCTTTAGCTGTAGGCAAGCTAACCTTAGAGACACAAATTCAACCTTGGATGCGTCCGGCTCGGTTTGTTCCAGAACACACCCCCTTGAGTGAACTATTGCCGATGATGCAGCAAGAAAAACCAGCTATGGTCATGGTGGTCAATGAATTTGGCGGTACCGTAGGACTGGTGACCATCAAAGATGTCATTGCCGAAATCATTGGCGACGCCAGCGTTCCTGAAAACAACGACGATTTGCTAATCCAGATGTTAGGCGAAGATAAATTTCTGGTGCAGGCACAAATCAATCTCGAAGACCTCAACGAGGTTTTGCATCTCGATTTACCCTTGACAAGAGAATACCAGACACTGGGAGGCTTTTTGCTGTATCAGTTACAGAAAATTCCGACCAAAGGCGAAACCTTCCATTATCAAAATCTTGAATTCACTGTGGTGTCAGTTATGGGACCACGCCTACATCAAATTCAACTGCGACGGTTGGAGGAGTTAGAAGTTGAGAGTTAG
- the pyrE gene encoding orotate phosphoribosyltransferase, which translates to MTYPTETLTPSNIWATTPDLTNLRHNLLDLFAQLAYQEGDFVLASGLRSSYYVNKMQVTLHPQGALAVGRLLFPLLPVDTQAVAGLTMGADPLVTAVSVVSVYENRPIPALIIRKKAKGYGTKAYIEGPNLPEGAKIVVLEDVVTTGQSALKAVERLQGAGYTVSQIITLIDRHQGGAELYQSAGLKFEALFSIEEIQERFRQLANS; encoded by the coding sequence ATGACGTATCCTACTGAAACTCTTACCCCTTCAAATATTTGGGCAACCACACCTGATTTGACTAACTTACGCCACAACCTATTAGATTTATTTGCTCAACTGGCTTATCAAGAGGGTGATTTCGTTCTCGCCTCTGGGCTACGTAGTTCTTATTACGTGAATAAGATGCAGGTAACACTCCACCCCCAAGGAGCTTTGGCGGTTGGACGGTTGCTGTTTCCTTTACTACCTGTAGATACTCAGGCTGTAGCAGGTTTAACAATGGGAGCTGATCCACTTGTCACAGCAGTGAGTGTGGTTTCTGTTTATGAAAATCGACCGATACCAGCGCTGATTATTCGCAAGAAAGCCAAGGGTTATGGGACAAAAGCTTATATAGAAGGCCCGAATTTACCAGAAGGTGCAAAAATTGTAGTTTTGGAAGATGTTGTCACAACTGGGCAATCTGCTCTAAAAGCAGTTGAGCGTCTTCAAGGAGCAGGTTATACCGTTAGTCAAATAATTACACTGATAGACAGGCATCAAGGGGGAGCAGAGTTGTACCAGTCAGCGGGGTTGAAGTTTGAAGCGTTATTTTCGATTGAGGAAATTCAGGAACGCTTCCGACAACTGGCCAATTCATAA
- the argF gene encoding ornithine carbamoyltransferase, protein MTALNGRDLLSLADISPTELQELLQLATQLKTKQLKLQCNKVLGLLFSKASTRTRVSFTVAMYQLGGQVIDLNPNVTQVSRGEPLQDTARVLDRYLDILAIRTFAQQDLETFANYAKIPVINALTDAEHPCQILADLLTIQEAFGTLAGLTLTYVGDGNNVANSLMLGCALVGMNVRIATPTGFEPDSKIVEQARAIANNKTEVLLTDDPELAAKGSAVLYTDVWASMGQEAEADNRLPIFQPYQISEQLLSLADPEAIVLHCLPAHRGEEITEAVIEGSQSRVWEEAENRLHAQKALLASILGAE, encoded by the coding sequence ATGACAGCGTTGAACGGACGAGATTTATTAAGTTTGGCGGACATCAGTCCAACGGAACTTCAAGAACTTCTGCAATTGGCAACTCAACTTAAAACCAAACAGCTGAAGTTGCAGTGTAATAAAGTCTTAGGGTTGTTGTTCTCTAAAGCCTCAACTCGCACGCGGGTAAGTTTTACTGTGGCGATGTATCAACTTGGTGGGCAGGTAATCGATCTTAACCCCAATGTCACTCAAGTTAGTCGCGGGGAACCTTTACAAGATACGGCGCGAGTCTTAGATAGATATCTGGATATTTTGGCAATTCGCACTTTTGCACAGCAGGATTTGGAAACTTTTGCTAACTATGCGAAAATTCCGGTGATTAATGCGCTTACTGATGCAGAACATCCCTGTCAGATATTAGCTGATTTATTGACGATTCAAGAAGCTTTTGGCACCCTTGCTGGGTTAACTTTAACCTACGTGGGTGATGGAAATAATGTAGCTAATTCTCTGATGTTGGGCTGTGCTTTGGTGGGAATGAATGTCAGAATTGCCACTCCTACAGGATTTGAGCCAGATTCTAAAATTGTAGAACAAGCAAGAGCGATCGCTAATAACAAAACTGAAGTCCTACTCACTGATGATCCAGAATTAGCCGCCAAAGGATCTGCTGTACTTTATACTGATGTTTGGGCAAGTATGGGACAAGAAGCAGAAGCAGATAACCGTCTGCCTATTTTCCAACCTTACCAAATTTCCGAGCAGTTATTAAGCCTTGCTGACCCGGAGGCAATTGTTTTACACTGCTTACCAGCCCATCGTGGTGAAGAAATTACTGAGGCAGTTATTGAAGGTTCTCAATCACGAGTTTGGGAAGAGGCAGAAAATCGCCTCCACGCCCAAAAGGCTTTGCTTGCTAGTATCTTAGGGGCAGAATGA
- the lexA gene encoding transcriptional repressor LexA: protein MERLTEAQQELYEWLAEYIRTHQHSPSIRQMMQAMNLKSPAPIQSRLEHLRTKGYIEWTEGQARTIRILRAVKQGVPILGTIAAGGLIEPFTDAVDHLDFSNLELPPQTYALRVAGDSMIEDLIADGDVVFLRPVPEPNQLKNGTIVAARVDGFGTTLKRFYRQGDRVTLKPANSKYNPIEVSAMQVQVQGSLIGVWRGYN, encoded by the coding sequence ATGGAACGTCTAACGGAAGCTCAACAAGAACTTTACGAATGGTTGGCAGAATACATTAGAACGCATCAGCATTCGCCTTCAATTCGGCAAATGATGCAAGCGATGAACTTGAAGTCACCGGCACCAATTCAAAGTCGTTTAGAACATTTACGTACTAAAGGATATATAGAATGGACTGAAGGCCAAGCAAGAACGATTCGGATTTTGCGTGCTGTTAAACAAGGTGTACCAATTTTGGGCACGATCGCTGCTGGTGGTTTAATAGAACCATTTACTGATGCTGTAGATCATTTAGACTTTTCTAATTTGGAGTTACCTCCCCAAACCTACGCTTTGCGGGTAGCTGGCGATAGCATGATTGAAGATTTAATTGCTGATGGTGATGTGGTATTCTTGCGTCCAGTACCAGAACCAAATCAGTTGAAAAATGGTACTATCGTCGCCGCGAGAGTCGATGGATTCGGTACCACATTAAAACGTTTTTATCGTCAAGGCGATCGCGTTACTCTCAAACCAGCAAATTCTAAGTACAATCCCATTGAAGTCAGCGCGATGCAAGTGCAGGTGCAGGGTTCCCTCATTGGTGTTTGGCGGGGTTACAACTGA
- a CDS encoding DNA phosphorothioation system restriction enzyme — protein sequence MYLTANPVRQLPTFRLKLPVARESKGSYQTSQPLPGCPTRPPSLQLRQYQQEAIASWFANNGRGTLKMATGSGKTITALAIACELYQQINLQVLLVVCPYRHLVTQWARECEKFNLQPILAFENLRTWQSQLSGQIYNLRSGSQRFITVITTNSTLIGDGFQSQLKYFPAKTLIIGDEAHNLGAPKLEESLPRRVGLRLALSATPERYFDDFGTQSLFDYFGPVLQPEFTLRDAIAQGALVHYLYYPVLVELTEAESIAYLKLTKRIGRSLLYRERENGGDFEDNEDLKPLLMQRARLIGAAENKLNALRDLMATRRETTHTLFYCSDGSQDAGQRSSLRQLKAVAKILGVDLGYKVSTYTAQTSLEEREILRCQFESGELQGLVAIRCLDEGVDIPAIQTAVILSSSGNPRQFIQRRGRVLRPHPAKERATIFDMIVLPPDLDRETIEVERNLLKKELRRFVEFADLADNAGVARMKLLDLQKRYGLLDI from the coding sequence ATGTACCTGACGGCAAATCCAGTGCGGCAACTGCCCACTTTCCGATTAAAATTACCAGTTGCTAGGGAAAGTAAGGGCAGTTATCAAACTTCGCAACCATTACCAGGATGTCCAACAAGGCCTCCATCTTTGCAATTGCGGCAATATCAGCAAGAAGCGATCGCCAGCTGGTTTGCTAATAATGGTAGAGGGACGCTCAAAATGGCTACTGGTAGTGGTAAAACTATTACGGCTTTAGCGATCGCTTGTGAATTATATCAGCAGATTAATTTACAAGTTCTGTTGGTGGTGTGTCCCTACCGTCATCTTGTCACCCAATGGGCGCGAGAATGTGAAAAATTTAATTTGCAACCGATTTTAGCCTTTGAAAATTTACGCACTTGGCAAAGTCAACTTTCTGGGCAAATTTATAATCTGCGTTCTGGTTCTCAACGGTTTATCACGGTGATCACTACGAACTCCACTTTAATTGGAGATGGCTTTCAATCTCAACTCAAATATTTTCCTGCCAAAACTTTAATTATTGGGGATGAAGCGCATAATTTAGGCGCACCCAAGTTAGAAGAAAGTTTACCGCGTCGCGTTGGGTTGAGATTAGCTTTATCTGCCACACCGGAGAGGTATTTTGATGATTTTGGTACGCAATCTTTATTCGATTATTTTGGCCCAGTTCTTCAACCGGAGTTCACTTTGAGGGATGCGATCGCTCAAGGTGCTTTGGTACATTATCTGTATTATCCTGTGTTGGTGGAGTTAACAGAAGCAGAAAGTATTGCTTATTTAAAGTTAACTAAAAGAATTGGGCGATCGCTTTTATATCGAGAACGAGAAAATGGCGGAGATTTTGAAGATAATGAAGATTTAAAGCCGTTGTTGATGCAAAGGGCAAGGTTAATTGGTGCAGCAGAAAATAAATTAAATGCTTTGCGGGATTTAATGGCAACTCGCCGCGAAACTACTCACACACTTTTTTATTGTAGCGATGGTTCACAAGACGCGGGACAACGTTCATCGCTACGCCAACTCAAAGCTGTTGCCAAAATTCTCGGAGTGGATTTGGGATATAAGGTAAGCACCTATACGGCTCAAACTTCTTTAGAGGAAAGAGAAATATTACGTTGTCAATTTGAAAGTGGTGAATTGCAAGGTTTAGTGGCGATTCGTTGTTTAGATGAAGGCGTCGATATTCCGGCAATTCAAACTGCGGTGATTTTATCAAGTTCTGGTAATCCTCGTCAGTTTATCCAGCGACGGGGGCGAGTTTTACGCCCTCATCCAGCTAAAGAACGCGCAACTATATTTGACATGATTGTTTTGCCGCCAGATTTAGATCGAGAAACTATAGAAGTTGAGCGGAATCTGTTAAAAAAGGAGTTACGTCGCTTTGTCGAGTTTGCTGATTTGGCTGATAACGCGGGCGTTGCCAGAATGAAATTACTGGACTTACAAAAGCGATATGGTTTATTAGATATTTGA